The Anolis sagrei isolate rAnoSag1 chromosome Y, rAnoSag1.mat, whole genome shotgun sequence genome contains a region encoding:
- the LOC137095168 gene encoding glyceraldehyde-3-phosphate dehydrogenase 2, which translates to MAEFAVGINGFGRIGRLVLRACVEKGIKVVAINDPFIDLNYMVYMFKYDSTHGRFKGEVKADGGKLVVNGSKISVFQCMKPTEIPWGDAGALYVVESTGVFLSVDKASAHLSGGARRVVVTAPSPDAPMFVMGVNHEKYDPSSMNIVSNASCTTNCLAPLAKVIHENFGIVEGLMTTVHAYTATQKTVDGPSAKAWRDGRGAHQNIIPASTGAAKAVGKVIPELNGKLTGMAFRVPVCDVSVVDLTCRLSRPATYAQIKEAVKKASKGPMAGILGYTEDEVVSTDFLGDNRSSIFDAGAGISLNDNFVKLISWYDNEYGYSCRVADLLKHMYTREEH; encoded by the exons ATGGCTGAATTCGCGGTTGGAATCAATGG ATTTGGACGCATTGGGCGCTTGGTGCTCCGAGCCTGCGTCGAGAAGGGAATCAAAGTGGTAGCAATCAATGACCCTTTCATTGACCTCAACTATATG GTCTACATGTTCAAGTATGATTCCACTCATGGACGTTTCAAAGGAGAGGTGAAGGCTGATGGTGGCAAATTAGTAGTGAATGGCTCAAAAATATCTGTATTCCAATG CATGAAACCAACTGagatcccttggggagatgcagGAGCTCTGTATGTAGTGGAGTCTACTGGAGTCTTCCTCAGTGTTGACAAAGCTTCA GCTCATCTGTCTGGTGGAGCCAGGAGAGTAGTGGTGACCGCACCATCTCCTGATGCTCCTATGTTTGTTATGGGAGTCAATCATGAGAAGTATGATCCATCCTCCATGAATATTGTGag CAATGCTTCCTGCACTACTAACTGCCTGGCACCTTTGGCCAAAGTCATTCATGAGAACTTTGGCATTGTGGAGGGCCTTATG ACCACTGTTCATGCTTATACTGCCACTCAGAAGACTGTAGATGGTCCCTCTGCCAAGGCCTGGCGTGATGGGAGAGGGGCCCACCAGAACATTATCCCAGCTTCTACTGGTGCTGCCAAAGCAGTGGGCAAGGTCATCCCTGAGCTTAATGG GAAGCTCACTGGCATGGCATTCCGTGTGCCAGTATGTGATGTCTCAGTTGTTGACCTGACATGCCGCCTCTCCAGGCCAGCCACCTATGCTCAGATCAAAGAAGCTGTCAAGAAGGCATCTAAGGGGCCGATGGCAGGAATCCTGGGATATACAGAAGATGAG GTTGTTTCTACTGATTTCCTTGGTGACAATCGTTCCTCCATCTTTGATGCCGGAGCAGGGATCTCCCTGAATGATAACTTTGTGAAGCTCATTTCTTG GTATGATAATGAATATGGCTACAGCTGCCGTGTAGCAGACCTCCTGAAGCACATGTACACCAGGGAGGAACACTGA